A DNA window from Rhizobium jaguaris contains the following coding sequences:
- a CDS encoding ArsR/SmtB family transcription factor, whose translation MDERQALASFGALSQETRLQIVRMLVVAGPDGMSAGTVAEKLDVSPSNISFHLKELDRAGLVRQQREARSIIYTANYDALSGLVRFLMEDCCAGHPEICTPAAEVAACCAPAEGKIR comes from the coding sequence ATGGATGAACGTCAAGCCCTCGCGTCGTTCGGTGCGCTCTCTCAGGAGACACGACTGCAGATCGTCCGCATGCTCGTCGTTGCCGGTCCCGACGGCATGTCGGCAGGAACAGTTGCGGAAAAGCTCGATGTATCGCCCTCGAACATCTCGTTCCATCTGAAGGAGCTGGATCGAGCCGGCCTCGTCAGGCAGCAGCGGGAAGCTCGCTCCATCATCTACACCGCTAACTACGATGCGTTGAGCGGCCTCGTACGCTTCCTGATGGAAGACTGCTGTGCAGGCCATCCCGAGATCTGTACGCCAGCGGCGGAGGTTGCCGCCTGCTGCGCGCCCGCGGAAGGAAAAATTCGATGA
- a CDS encoding SEL1-like repeat protein encodes MSLKFNSFAFGLALTLSFIPFAYADDPAPGPGDTSIALKYWVQFAKEGNAAAQYGLGYRYANGQGVEHDDAQAFEWYQKAAAQGNGQAEYALAYMYSNGRGIDKDQREANAWYRKAAEQDNADAQYAIGYSYANGHGMDVDNEQAVSWYQKSAAHGQPQAQNALGYMYSHGLGVREDDTIALGWYRKSADQGRSDAQYMLGYMYENGLGTAADQSQALEWYQKSADHGDAQGEYALGYAYANGRGVDHDDAQAYSWYKKSAQQGRADAQYALGNSFAGGLGVPRDDKQALQWYRKAADQGRADAQYAVGYVYANGRGVPVNDDVAVEWYRKAADQEDALGEYALAFMYAGGRGLPKDFGKALEWYRKSADQGRSDAQHALGSMYEKGQGTSPDKAEAAAWYRKSADQGNSEGQCSLGYLYYSGEGVPKDYSQAADLFRKAAEQGDARGEYGLGYMYYNGYGVPKDRKQASDWFHRAADQGLSEAQYGLTYMAANGDGPIKDIGPEDEDPIKTNGQGEAPGWVILQLLTTLLP; translated from the coding sequence GTGTCTTTGAAGTTCAACAGCTTTGCATTTGGATTGGCGCTTACTCTTTCGTTCATTCCGTTTGCTTATGCCGATGACCCCGCGCCGGGTCCGGGTGATACTTCGATCGCCCTGAAATATTGGGTGCAGTTCGCAAAAGAGGGGAATGCGGCCGCCCAATATGGCCTCGGCTATCGCTACGCCAACGGCCAGGGCGTCGAGCATGACGATGCGCAGGCGTTCGAATGGTATCAGAAGGCGGCAGCACAGGGGAACGGCCAGGCCGAATACGCCCTCGCCTATATGTATTCCAACGGTCGCGGTATCGATAAGGACCAGAGAGAAGCCAATGCCTGGTACCGCAAGGCCGCCGAACAAGATAATGCCGATGCGCAATATGCCATCGGCTATTCCTATGCCAATGGCCACGGCATGGATGTCGACAATGAGCAGGCGGTCAGCTGGTATCAGAAATCCGCTGCCCACGGCCAACCGCAGGCGCAGAATGCCCTTGGTTACATGTATTCGCATGGCCTCGGCGTGCGCGAGGACGATACAATCGCGCTCGGCTGGTATCGCAAGTCGGCCGATCAGGGCCGTAGCGACGCGCAATATATGCTCGGCTACATGTATGAAAACGGCCTCGGCACAGCCGCAGACCAAAGCCAGGCCTTAGAATGGTATCAGAAATCGGCCGACCATGGTGACGCTCAGGGCGAATACGCTCTTGGTTATGCCTATGCCAACGGTCGCGGCGTCGATCACGATGATGCTCAGGCCTATTCCTGGTACAAGAAGTCCGCACAACAAGGTCGTGCCGACGCGCAATACGCGCTCGGTAACAGCTTCGCCGGCGGCCTCGGCGTTCCCCGAGACGACAAGCAGGCGTTGCAATGGTATCGCAAAGCGGCTGACCAGGGCCGCGCCGATGCCCAATATGCCGTCGGCTACGTCTATGCCAATGGCCGAGGCGTTCCGGTCAATGATGACGTCGCGGTCGAATGGTATCGTAAGGCTGCCGATCAAGAAGACGCACTAGGCGAATATGCCCTCGCCTTCATGTATGCCGGCGGCCGCGGCCTTCCCAAGGATTTCGGCAAGGCGCTGGAATGGTATCGCAAATCGGCCGATCAGGGCCGCTCGGATGCGCAACATGCGCTTGGCTCCATGTATGAGAAAGGCCAGGGTACGTCGCCGGATAAGGCTGAAGCGGCTGCTTGGTATCGCAAATCCGCCGACCAGGGCAATTCGGAGGGCCAATGTTCCCTCGGCTATCTCTATTACAGCGGCGAGGGCGTTCCCAAGGACTACAGCCAGGCCGCCGACCTTTTTCGCAAAGCCGCCGAACAGGGTGATGCCCGCGGTGAATACGGCCTGGGATACATGTACTACAATGGTTACGGCGTGCCGAAGGATAGGAAGCAAGCTTCCGATTGGTTCCACAGAGCAGCGGACCAGGGATTGTCGGAGGCGCAATATGGCCTGACTTATATGGCGGCCAACGGCGACGGTCCGATCAAGGACATCGGCCCCGAAGATGAAGATCCCATCAAGACGAACGGCCAGGGCGAGGCGCCGGGCTGGGTCATTCTCCAATTGCTGACGACGCTACTGCCATAA
- a CDS encoding acyl-CoA thioesterase — MNDSVKPKGELTLRTLAMPADANPAGDIFGGWVMAQMDLASGIRAAEQARGRVVTAAVKEMAFELPVKIGDTLSVYTHIERVGRTSITLNVEAWAHRSRYNKLEKVTAGTFIMVALDENGTPKPVPAEG, encoded by the coding sequence ATGAACGACAGCGTCAAGCCGAAAGGCGAGTTGACTTTGCGCACGCTGGCCATGCCTGCCGACGCCAATCCAGCCGGCGACATCTTCGGCGGTTGGGTCATGGCGCAGATGGACTTGGCAAGCGGCATTCGCGCTGCCGAGCAGGCCCGTGGCCGCGTTGTCACCGCTGCCGTTAAGGAAATGGCTTTCGAGCTGCCGGTGAAGATCGGCGATACGCTGAGTGTTTATACCCATATCGAACGTGTCGGTCGCACCTCGATCACGCTCAACGTCGAAGCTTGGGCGCACCGATCGCGCTACAACAAGTTGGAGAAGGTCACTGCCGGCACCTTCATCATGGTCGCACTCGACGAGAACGGCACGCCAAAGCCTGTTCCCGCTGAAGGCTGA
- a CDS encoding tetratricopeptide repeat protein: MRLRQIGLGLALALSVAFQAHADDGQTAYDKGDYASALAHWQPLADKGDAASQDGLGSLYALGKGVPQDYAQAITWFAKAAHQGLPKAQFHLGYAYLRGDGVARDRNVAISWFRKAADQGYQPAQTILDHMN, from the coding sequence ATGCGGCTCAGACAGATAGGCCTCGGACTGGCGCTGGCACTCTCGGTCGCCTTCCAGGCACACGCCGATGACGGGCAAACCGCCTATGACAAAGGCGATTATGCCAGCGCGCTCGCCCATTGGCAGCCTTTGGCAGACAAAGGCGACGCGGCGTCGCAGGATGGTCTCGGCAGCCTTTATGCACTCGGAAAAGGCGTCCCGCAGGATTATGCCCAGGCCATCACATGGTTTGCCAAGGCCGCTCACCAAGGTCTGCCCAAGGCGCAATTCCACCTTGGCTACGCCTATCTGCGCGGCGACGGCGTCGCCAGAGACCGCAATGTGGCGATAAGCTGGTTCCGGAAAGCCGCCGACCAAGGCTATCAGCCGGCGCAAACCATTCTCGATCACATGAATTGA
- a CDS encoding DUF6428 family protein yields MNAIDKTPSSDISLGLLLEPLTGSGDLPLVFRYDGRPVKPGYHVTEVKAGQFSALDCGANPEAWAEIFIQLWDVEEGGRTHMLAGKFAAIIRKVSEHVQLDGSAKLTFEVSDGVQPMQLYCASTPVISDAVVHIELVPRAASCKPRDRWLAEQAHAAGCCGSANSAKCCG; encoded by the coding sequence ATGAACGCAATCGACAAGACCCCTTCGTCGGATATCAGCCTTGGCCTTCTGCTCGAGCCCTTAACCGGTTCTGGCGATTTGCCTCTTGTGTTTCGCTATGACGGTCGGCCGGTAAAGCCTGGCTACCACGTCACCGAAGTCAAGGCCGGGCAGTTTTCGGCGCTGGACTGCGGGGCCAATCCGGAAGCATGGGCAGAGATTTTCATACAGCTCTGGGATGTCGAGGAGGGTGGTCGCACCCATATGCTTGCAGGGAAGTTTGCTGCCATCATTCGCAAGGTTTCCGAGCATGTTCAGCTTGATGGCTCGGCGAAGCTGACCTTTGAGGTAAGCGATGGTGTGCAGCCGATGCAGCTCTATTGCGCATCGACTCCTGTCATCAGCGATGCCGTGGTACATATCGAACTCGTTCCCCGCGCCGCGAGCTGCAAACCGCGTGACCGTTGGCTGGCTGAACAAGCTCATGCGGCAGGCTGTTGCGGATCGGCAAATTCTGCCAAATGCTGCGGGTAG
- a CDS encoding aquaporin translates to MTSFSFSRRLVSEALGTALLVATVVGSGIMADRLTADTALALLANTLATGAILVVLISVLGPVSGAHFNPVVSLAFALRRGLTARSTLAYIAVQILGGIAGTILAHAMFELPLLQASTTIRTGGAQWLAEVTATFGLVFVILAGLRFRSEAVPWLVGLYITAAYWFTASTSFANPAVAIARSLTNTFAGIRPVDLPGFIVSEVFGALLALMVASWLLTKPRDSQILAETEPAP, encoded by the coding sequence ATGACTTCTTTTTCGTTTTCGCGCCGCCTCGTTTCTGAGGCCCTCGGCACAGCGCTTCTGGTTGCGACCGTCGTCGGTTCGGGCATTATGGCGGACAGGCTGACGGCGGATACGGCTCTCGCATTGCTCGCCAATACGCTTGCGACGGGTGCGATCCTTGTCGTGCTGATTTCCGTGCTCGGGCCGGTTTCGGGTGCGCACTTCAACCCCGTCGTATCACTGGCCTTCGCGCTCCGCCGCGGGCTGACCGCAAGGTCGACTCTGGCCTATATCGCCGTGCAAATCCTCGGCGGCATTGCCGGAACGATCCTTGCCCATGCCATGTTTGAACTGCCCTTGCTTCAGGCCTCGACCACCATCCGTACCGGCGGCGCGCAATGGCTCGCCGAAGTAACGGCCACATTCGGCCTCGTCTTCGTCATCCTCGCTGGCCTGCGTTTTCGGTCCGAAGCCGTGCCTTGGCTGGTCGGCCTCTACATCACAGCCGCCTATTGGTTCACCGCTTCCACGTCATTCGCCAATCCGGCTGTCGCTATCGCCCGCTCGCTGACGAACACATTTGCCGGCATCCGCCCCGTCGACCTGCCGGGTTTTATCGTCTCGGAAGTTTTCGGCGCATTGCTGGCGCTGATGGTCGCAAGCTGGCTGCTGACGAAACCCCGCGATTCTCAAATTCTCGCCGAAACGGAGCCAGCCCCATGA
- a CDS encoding MFS transporter, translating to MSALDSLRSLSPQQRHTVLAAYLGWTLDAFDFFILVFVLKYIAEEFHTDVPAVSVAIFLTLAMRAVGALIFGLAADRYGRRVTLMANVLLYSLFEFLTGFSTGLTMFLVLRALFGIAMGGEWGVGASLTMETVSAESRGIVSGILQAGYPSGYLLASILFFLLFPIIGWRGMFMVGALPALLVFYIRRNVQESPAFVQRQATPQRSFLTVLRENIPLFLWAVVLMTAFNFFSHGTQDLYPTFLQVQRQYNSYTVGAIAIVYNIGAMIGGLFFGALSQRIGRRRAIVIASVLAIPVAPLWVYGQGPVLLAVGAFLMQFFVQGAWGIVPVHLNELSPDEVRGTFPGFAYQLGNLLASGNATIQAGLAAHWNGDYAFALLIVLVIVAVVVALFSGFGFEKKDIRFGGKGTEDSQGAMPI from the coding sequence ATGTCAGCATTGGATAGTTTGCGCTCTTTATCTCCACAACAACGCCACACCGTCCTCGCCGCCTATCTCGGCTGGACGTTGGATGCTTTCGATTTCTTCATATTGGTCTTCGTTCTCAAATATATAGCAGAGGAGTTTCACACCGACGTTCCGGCGGTGTCGGTGGCGATCTTCCTGACGCTTGCCATGCGGGCGGTCGGAGCGCTGATCTTCGGGCTTGCCGCCGATCGTTACGGCCGGCGGGTAACGCTGATGGCGAATGTGCTGCTTTATTCGCTGTTCGAGTTCCTCACCGGCTTTTCGACCGGGCTGACAATGTTCCTGGTACTCAGGGCGCTCTTCGGTATCGCGATGGGCGGCGAATGGGGTGTCGGTGCGTCGCTGACCATGGAAACCGTGTCCGCGGAGTCGCGCGGCATCGTGTCCGGCATTCTGCAGGCGGGCTATCCCTCCGGCTATCTGCTGGCTTCGATCCTGTTCTTCCTGCTGTTCCCGATCATCGGCTGGCGCGGCATGTTCATGGTCGGTGCCTTGCCGGCGCTGCTGGTGTTCTACATCCGCCGTAACGTGCAGGAATCGCCGGCCTTTGTTCAGCGGCAGGCGACGCCGCAAAGGTCTTTCCTCACCGTGCTGCGCGAGAACATCCCGCTATTCTTGTGGGCGGTGGTGCTGATGACCGCATTCAATTTCTTCAGTCACGGCACGCAGGATCTCTACCCGACCTTCCTCCAGGTGCAGCGGCAGTACAACAGCTACACCGTCGGCGCCATTGCCATCGTCTATAATATCGGCGCGATGATCGGCGGCCTGTTCTTCGGGGCCTTGTCGCAGCGTATCGGCCGGCGACGGGCGATCGTCATCGCTTCAGTGCTGGCGATCCCGGTTGCGCCGCTGTGGGTCTATGGACAGGGGCCGGTGTTGCTCGCTGTCGGCGCTTTCCTGATGCAGTTCTTCGTGCAGGGCGCCTGGGGCATCGTGCCGGTGCATCTCAACGAATTGTCACCCGACGAGGTGCGCGGGACGTTCCCCGGTTTTGCTTATCAGCTCGGCAACCTGCTGGCCTCCGGCAATGCTACGATCCAGGCGGGTCTGGCGGCGCATTGGAACGGCGACTATGCCTTTGCGCTGTTGATCGTGCTGGTCATCGTCGCCGTCGTCGTGGCGCTGTTTTCCGGTTTCGGTTTCGAGAAGAAGGACATCCGTTTCGGCGGGAAGGGGACGGAAGACTCCCAAGGCGCGATGCCGATCTGA
- the uvrB gene encoding excinuclease ABC subunit UvrB, whose amino-acid sequence MAKSPKKSPAPTGFEEAPQAPFEGAPLSGSVTDWVKQLEAEAEATSVESQREIASKAGKHRKKVEIAASKSARGTSMGGSTDPKTRAAAGLNPVAGMDTTLEDAVNAGTAVTATVEALSALIESGNPLHKNGKIWTPHRPARPEKSEGGISIRMASEYQPAGDQPTAIRDLVEGLENGDRSQVLLGVTGSGKTFTMAKVIEATQRPAVILAPNKTLAAQLYSEFKNFFPANAVEYFVSYYDYYQPEAYVPRSDTYIEKESSINEQIDRMRHSATRSLLERDDCIIVASVSCIYGIGSVETYTAMTFQMNVGDRLDQRQLLADLVAQQYKRRDMDFIRGSFRVRGDTIEIFPAHLEDGAWRISMFGDEIDAITEFDPLTGQKTGDLKSVKIYANSHYVTPRPTLNGAIKSIKEELKLRLAELEKAGRLLEAQRLEQRTRYDVEMLEATGSCQGIENYSRYLTGRNPGEPPPTLFEYIPDNAIIFIDESHVTVPQIGGMYRGDFRRKATLAEYGFRLPSCMDNRPLRFEEWDAMRPDTVAVSATPGGWEMEQSGGVFAEQVIRPTGLIDPPVEVRSARTQVDDVLGEIRETAAKGYRTLCTVLTKRMAEDLTEYLHEQGVRVRYMHSDIDTLERIEIIRDLRLGAFDVLVGINLLREGLDIPECGFVAILDADKEGFLRSETSLIQTIGRAARNVDGKVILYADNVTGSMQRAMEETSRRREKQMAYNEENGITPESVKAKISDILDSVYEKDHVRADIGGASGKGFADGGHLVGNNLQTHLNALEKAMRDAAADLDFEKAARLRDEIKRLKAAELAVMDDPMAREEARSIESGKSGRPNSSRLRPSGSAPQDEDGAGASAGGSPHPEEGAQRPSKGYFAKPNLDEMRPGSEAGTPLFRRNTLDEMTVGRTEKPVLGKVPDKPIIRAKPGIGSYEDAVDEKQRKGRTKGKTGRPGR is encoded by the coding sequence ATGGCAAAATCACCGAAAAAATCCCCCGCCCCGACTGGTTTCGAAGAGGCGCCGCAGGCACCGTTTGAAGGCGCGCCGCTCAGCGGCAGCGTTACCGATTGGGTCAAGCAGCTCGAAGCGGAGGCCGAGGCCACCAGCGTCGAAAGCCAGCGCGAGATCGCCTCCAAGGCGGGCAAGCATCGGAAGAAGGTGGAGATCGCGGCCTCGAAATCGGCGCGCGGCACCTCCATGGGCGGTTCCACCGACCCCAAAACACGAGCCGCCGCCGGGCTCAATCCGGTGGCCGGCATGGATACGACGCTGGAAGACGCCGTCAATGCCGGCACGGCCGTCACCGCCACGGTCGAGGCGCTTTCGGCGCTGATCGAAAGCGGCAATCCGCTGCACAAGAACGGCAAGATCTGGACGCCGCACCGCCCTGCCCGACCGGAGAAATCCGAAGGCGGCATCAGCATCCGCATGGCTTCGGAATACCAGCCCGCCGGTGACCAGCCGACGGCGATCCGCGACCTCGTGGAAGGCCTGGAAAACGGCGACCGCAGCCAGGTACTGCTCGGCGTCACCGGCTCCGGCAAGACCTTCACCATGGCCAAGGTGATCGAAGCGACGCAACGCCCCGCCGTCATCCTGGCGCCGAACAAGACGCTGGCGGCGCAGCTCTATTCCGAGTTCAAGAACTTCTTCCCCGCCAATGCGGTCGAATATTTCGTCTCTTACTACGATTATTACCAGCCGGAAGCCTATGTGCCGCGCTCGGATACCTATATCGAGAAGGAATCTTCCATCAACGAGCAGATCGACCGCATGCGCCACTCGGCGACGCGTTCGCTGCTGGAGCGCGATGACTGTATCATCGTCGCCTCGGTCTCCTGCATCTACGGTATCGGCTCGGTCGAGACCTATACGGCCATGACCTTCCAGATGAATGTCGGCGACCGGCTGGACCAGCGCCAGCTCTTGGCCGACCTCGTGGCGCAGCAATACAAGCGCCGCGACATGGATTTCATCCGCGGCTCCTTCCGCGTCCGCGGCGACACCATCGAAATCTTCCCGGCCCACTTGGAGGATGGCGCCTGGCGCATCTCCATGTTCGGCGATGAGATCGACGCCATCACCGAATTCGATCCGCTGACCGGCCAGAAGACCGGCGACCTGAAATCGGTAAAGATCTACGCCAATTCGCACTATGTCACCCCGCGCCCGACGCTGAACGGCGCCATCAAGTCGATCAAGGAGGAGCTGAAGCTCCGCCTCGCCGAGTTGGAAAAGGCCGGCCGCCTGCTGGAAGCGCAGCGCCTGGAACAGCGCACCCGCTACGACGTCGAAATGCTGGAGGCCACCGGCTCCTGCCAGGGCATCGAGAACTATTCGCGCTATCTCACCGGCCGCAACCCCGGCGAGCCGCCGCCGACGCTGTTCGAATATATCCCCGACAACGCCATCATCTTCATCGATGAAAGCCACGTCACCGTGCCGCAGATCGGCGGCATGTATCGCGGCGACTTCCGGCGCAAGGCGACGCTGGCCGAATACGGCTTCCGCCTGCCCTCCTGCATGGACAACCGCCCGCTGCGCTTCGAAGAATGGGACGCCATGCGCCCGGACACCGTCGCGGTGTCGGCGACGCCCGGCGGCTGGGAGATGGAGCAATCCGGTGGGGTCTTTGCCGAGCAGGTCATCCGCCCGACTGGCCTGATCGACCCGCCGGTCGAAGTCCGCTCCGCCCGCACCCAGGTCGACGATGTGCTCGGCGAAATCCGCGAGACCGCCGCCAAGGGCTACCGCACCCTCTGCACGGTGCTGACCAAGCGCATGGCCGAGGACCTGACCGAATATCTGCATGAACAGGGCGTGCGCGTCCGCTACATGCACTCCGACATCGACACGCTGGAGCGCATCGAGATCATTCGCGATCTTCGCCTGGGTGCTTTCGACGTACTCGTCGGCATCAACCTCTTGCGCGAAGGCCTCGACATTCCCGAATGCGGCTTCGTCGCCATCCTCGATGCCGACAAGGAAGGCTTCCTGCGCTCGGAAACCTCGCTGATCCAGACGATCGGCCGTGCAGCGCGTAACGTCGACGGCAAGGTCATCCTCTATGCCGACAACGTCACCGGCTCGATGCAGCGGGCAATGGAGGAAACCAGCCGCCGCCGCGAAAAGCAGATGGCCTACAACGAAGAAAACGGCATCACGCCGGAATCGGTGAAGGCGAAGATTTCCGACATTCTCGACAGCGTCTACGAGAAGGACCATGTCCGCGCCGACATCGGCGGCGCCTCCGGCAAGGGCTTTGCGGATGGCGGCCATCTCGTCGGCAACAACCTGCAGACCCATCTCAACGCGCTGGAAAAAGCCATGCGCGACGCCGCCGCCGACCTCGACTTCGAAAAAGCCGCGCGACTGCGCGACGAAATCAAACGCCTCAAGGCCGCCGAACTCGCCGTCATGGATGACCCGATGGCCCGCGAAGAGGCACGGAGCATCGAAAGCGGCAAAAGTGGCCGCCCAAATTCTTCGAGGCTTCGCCCTTCGGGCTCGGCACCTCAGGATGAGGACGGAGCTGGCGCCTCGGCAGGAGGTAGCCCTCATCCTGAGGAGGGAGCACAGCGACCCTCGAAGGGCTATTTCGCCAAGCCTAACCTCGACGAAATGCGTCCCGGCAGCGAAGCCGGCACGCCGCTCTTCCGAAGGAACACCTTGGACGAGATGACCGTCGGCAGGACGGAGAAGCCGGTGCTCGGCAAAGTGCCGGACAAGCCGATCATCCGGGCGAAGCCTGGCATCGGGTCCTATGAGGATGCGGTGGATGAGAAGCAACGCAAGGGCAGGACGAAGGGGAAGACGGGGCGGCCTGGGCGGTAG
- the arsC gene encoding arsenate reductase (glutaredoxin) (This arsenate reductase requires both glutathione and glutaredoxin to convert arsenate to arsenite, after which the efflux transporter formed by ArsA and ArsB can extrude the arsenite from the cell, providing resistance.): MTMDVTIYHNPECGTSRNTLAMIRNTSIEPTIIEYLKNPPSREQLVRMIADAGLSIREAIREKGTPYAELGLDNPGLTDDQLLDAMLKDPILINRPFVITTMGTRLARPSEVVLDILPDTHKGPFTKEDGEQVLDAQGKRLV, encoded by the coding sequence ATGACCATGGACGTCACGATCTACCACAACCCCGAATGCGGGACGTCGCGCAACACACTGGCAATGATCCGCAATACGAGTATCGAACCGACTATCATCGAATATCTGAAAAATCCGCCGAGCCGCGAACAGCTCGTCAGGATGATTGCGGATGCAGGTTTGAGCATCCGCGAGGCAATTCGCGAGAAGGGCACGCCCTACGCCGAACTCGGCCTCGACAATCCTGGCCTGACCGACGACCAGTTGCTGGACGCCATGTTGAAGGACCCGATCCTGATCAACCGCCCATTTGTCATCACGACGATGGGTACACGGCTCGCCCGTCCTTCGGAAGTCGTTCTGGATATCCTGCCCGACACCCACAAAGGCCCCTTCACCAAGGAAGACGGCGAGCAGGTTCTCGATGCCCAGGGCAAACGCCTTGTCTGA
- a CDS encoding tetratricopeptide repeat protein, translating into MRFKRVAIGLIFTLASIGIARADLGQDAYDRGDYKAALDYWRPLANKGDAAAQLKLGEMYEEGDGVEKDLTQALNWYRKAADQGNAEAQFNVGTMYDEGDGVATDNAEAVIWYRKAAEQGYGDAQYNLALMYDNGEGVPQDKAQAFGWYSKAADQGDADAQFNVADMYDNGEGVIQDKIKAIAWYRKSADQGNADAQYNLAIMYDEGDGVPRDDAQAIAWYQKAADQGKIEAEYNLAIMYRDGEGVLKDGNQAASWFRKAADQGDADAQYNLGTMYADGDGIAEDDAEAVVWFHKAADQNDVEAEYNLGVMYRDGEGVAKNGPEAVDWFEKAAAQNYVDAAVNLGVMYRDGDGVPVDWAKSFEWFRKAKAMGRNDNEPDDDKDGPPQRKSIRI; encoded by the coding sequence GTGCGTTTCAAAAGAGTGGCCATCGGATTGATTTTTACTCTGGCATCCATCGGCATTGCACGTGCCGATCTCGGACAGGATGCCTACGACCGGGGCGACTACAAGGCGGCGCTGGATTATTGGCGCCCACTCGCGAACAAGGGGGACGCTGCGGCACAGCTGAAACTCGGCGAAATGTACGAGGAAGGCGACGGCGTCGAGAAGGATCTCACGCAAGCGCTCAACTGGTACCGCAAGGCGGCCGATCAGGGCAATGCCGAGGCGCAATTCAACGTCGGCACCATGTATGACGAAGGTGACGGCGTCGCCACCGACAACGCTGAGGCCGTCATCTGGTACCGCAAGGCCGCTGAACAAGGCTATGGCGACGCGCAATACAACCTCGCTTTGATGTACGACAATGGCGAAGGCGTGCCCCAGGACAAGGCGCAAGCCTTCGGTTGGTACAGCAAGGCAGCCGACCAAGGTGACGCTGATGCGCAGTTCAATGTCGCAGACATGTACGACAACGGCGAAGGCGTGATCCAGGATAAGATCAAGGCCATCGCCTGGTATCGCAAATCCGCCGACCAGGGCAATGCCGATGCGCAATACAATCTCGCCATCATGTACGACGAAGGCGACGGCGTTCCTCGGGACGATGCCCAGGCTATCGCCTGGTACCAGAAGGCCGCCGACCAGGGCAAAATCGAAGCGGAATACAATCTCGCCATCATGTATCGCGACGGCGAAGGCGTGCTCAAGGACGGCAATCAAGCCGCCTCATGGTTCCGCAAGGCAGCCGATCAAGGTGACGCCGATGCGCAATATAATCTCGGCACCATGTATGCCGATGGCGATGGAATTGCCGAAGACGATGCTGAGGCCGTTGTCTGGTTCCATAAGGCCGCGGATCAAAACGATGTCGAAGCGGAATACAATCTCGGCGTCATGTATCGCGACGGCGAAGGCGTTGCCAAGAACGGCCCCGAGGCGGTCGACTGGTTCGAGAAGGCGGCCGCTCAGAACTATGTCGATGCTGCCGTCAACCTCGGCGTCATGTACCGCGATGGCGACGGCGTGCCGGTGGATTGGGCAAAATCCTTCGAATGGTTCCGTAAGGCCAAGGCCATGGGCCGCAACGATAATGAACCCGATGACGATAAGGACGGGCCGCCACAGAGGAAGAGCATTCGGATTTGA